From one Pseudobdellovibrionaceae bacterium genomic stretch:
- the rplK gene encoding 50S ribosomal protein L11 — protein MAKKVTGQIKLQIPAGKANPAPPVGPALGQHGVNIMDFCKQFNAKTQKVGDTIIPVIITVYQDRSFSFITKTPPVSVLLKKAAKIQSGSKMPQKDKCGTVTMAAVKEIAETKIPDLNCISVESAMAQVIGTAKSMGLEVK, from the coding sequence ATGGCAAAAAAAGTAACAGGACAAATTAAGTTACAGATACCGGCAGGGAAGGCCAATCCGGCACCTCCCGTTGGACCGGCGCTCGGCCAGCATGGGGTTAACATCATGGATTTCTGTAAGCAGTTTAATGCAAAGACACAGAAGGTTGGTGACACCATCATCCCTGTGATCATTACTGTTTATCAGGACCGATCGTTTTCCTTCATCACCAAAACGCCCCCGGTATCAGTTCTTTTGAAAAAGGCAGCAAAGATTCAAAGTGGATCGAAAATGCCCCAGAAGGACAAATGTGGAACCGTCACCATGGCGGCTGTAAAAGAGATCGCTGAGACCAAGATTCCTGATCTCAACTGTATTTCAGTTGAATCGGCGATGGCTCAGGTTATCGGAACAGCCAAGAGCATGGGCTTAGAAGTTAAGTAA
- the nusG gene encoding transcription termination/antitermination protein NusG — MDKKWYIVNTHTGCEATAKASIEKRVRDLGKDELFGEILIPSENVVELVKGKKATRSRKFFPGYIFVNMNLSDDTWHLVKGSAKVTGFVGGGTNNRPPEVPEHEVLRITQQIETGLEKAKPKVTFSLGESVMVIDGPFSNFNGTVEEINEEKGKVKVLVSIFGRPTPVELDFIQVEKA, encoded by the coding sequence GTGGATAAGAAATGGTACATCGTCAATACGCATACAGGGTGTGAGGCCACAGCAAAGGCGTCCATCGAAAAGCGTGTTAGAGATCTTGGCAAAGACGAGTTGTTTGGAGAAATCCTCATCCCTTCTGAGAATGTTGTGGAGTTGGTAAAAGGCAAAAAGGCGACCCGTTCGCGCAAGTTTTTTCCCGGCTATATTTTCGTCAACATGAACTTGAGCGATGATACTTGGCACTTGGTAAAGGGGTCGGCGAAAGTTACCGGCTTTGTTGGCGGCGGTACAAATAACCGCCCACCTGAAGTGCCTGAGCATGAAGTGCTGAGAATCACTCAGCAGATAGAAACCGGCCTGGAAAAGGCCAAGCCAAAAGTTACCTTCTCGCTGGGCGAGTCGGTTATGGTGATCGACGGTCCGTTTAGCAACTTTAACGGAACGGTTGAGGAGATCAATGAGGAGAAAGGTAAGGTCAAAGTGCTGGTTAGCATCTTTGGTCGTCCCACTCCGGTTGAATTGGATTTTATTCAGGTGGAAAAGGCCTGA
- a CDS encoding 50S ribosomal protein L1, with protein MAKKGKNYRSSSEKIDSANRYPVAEALSLVVESAKAKFDESVDVAVRLGVDPKQSDQQVRGAVSLPNGLGKAVRVVVFAKGPKEAEAKEAGADFVGADDLVEKIQGGWLDFDKCLATPDMMATVSKVAKILGPRGLMPNPKVGTVTMTVGPAVEAEKKGKLAFRVDKAGIVHATIGRKSMGADKLKENYVAFMSALVKAKPASSKGNYLRGISVASTMGPGVRLDIAETQSLV; from the coding sequence ATGGCTAAAAAAGGAAAGAATTACCGAAGTTCGAGTGAAAAAATTGATTCAGCCAACCGCTATCCCGTCGCTGAGGCTCTTAGCCTCGTGGTCGAGTCTGCGAAGGCCAAGTTTGATGAATCAGTAGACGTTGCAGTTCGCCTCGGTGTGGACCCAAAGCAATCGGATCAGCAAGTTCGTGGAGCAGTCTCTCTTCCCAATGGCTTGGGAAAGGCCGTTCGCGTAGTAGTTTTTGCTAAGGGCCCTAAAGAGGCCGAAGCGAAAGAGGCTGGTGCCGACTTTGTGGGCGCCGATGATCTAGTCGAAAAGATTCAAGGCGGCTGGTTGGATTTTGATAAGTGCCTCGCCACTCCCGATATGATGGCTACCGTTTCCAAGGTAGCTAAAATTCTTGGGCCCCGTGGATTGATGCCGAACCCAAAAGTGGGAACAGTGACTATGACTGTTGGACCAGCGGTTGAGGCGGAGAAGAAGGGGAAACTGGCGTTCCGCGTAGATAAGGCTGGAATTGTTCACGCCACCATCGGCCGCAAGTCCATGGGTGCGGACAAATTGAAAGAAAACTACGTGGCATTTATGAGTGCTCTGGTGAAAGCAAAGCCGGCATCCAGCAAGGGAAATTACCTGCGCGGGATTTCAGTAGCTTCCACTATGGGACCTGGTGTTCGGCTGGATATCGCTGAGACCCAGAGTTTGGTTTGA